From the Mesoaciditoga lauensis cd-1655R = DSM 25116 genome, the window CTGGAATCCTCGTCTTTGAATCGCTAGAATCCGCGTTGAAAAGAGGCGCGAAGATATACGCTGAGGTTAAAGGATATGGTATGAGCGCCGATGCTTATCATATGGTTCAGCCAGATCCGGAAGGAAGAGGCGCGGCAGCTGCCATGAAGAAAGCAATTGAAATGTCAGGATTGCCATTAAACGAAATAGATTATGTAAATGCCCATGGGACGTCAACACCAGTAGGAGATGTGGCAGAAATGAAAGCGGTAAAAAACGTCTTTGGCGAAGATGTTAAGTCCATCGTCGTGAATTCGAACAAGTCTCAAATAGGGCATCTTTTGGGAGCAGCCGGAGCGGTTGAGTTTGTGGCTTCCATTTTAAGTATGAACAATTCGATCATTCCACCAACGGTTAATCTGGAAAATAAAGATCCACAAATAGAGGTGAATTGTGTTGCCAACGAGCCTTTGAAATTCGAGATAAGGAATTTCATATCCAATTCATTTGGGTTCGGAGGACATAACGCATCTGTACTTGGCGGGAGGTTTGAAGGTTGATAATAACGGATGATTCCGTTGATGTTGAAGGCATAAGGAAAATACCATTATACGTTGAATGGAGGGGAAAGAGAGTAAGAATTTCGAAACTGAGAAGAAACTCTTACTTCTTTTCCATTAAAAATGTCGCAGTTGAGTTGCCAACTTTCAGTGAAATCAAAGACATCCTTGTACAAGCGATCAAAGAAGATGGAAAGGTGGAAGTTGTCATTCCCTCATGGCCTGTGAGTTTTCTTGAGCGACCTATAAAACTCGTTTCCGCAATAGTGGATGGAGTACATCTCAAAAAGACTAAAATGGATAATGTTACTTTGTCATACGTTTTAAAAAGAAATGATGTCGACCCTAAAAAGATGAAAGAGATTCTTGAAAGAAGCAGAACATACCTTTTGTTTTCAGACATTTCTTTTTTGAGAAAAAACGGCGTTCTTTCAGAGGAGAATTCCAAGATGATTTTGACCAAGAGTTTTAATTTGGTGCGCTATGCCAAGGGACGAACCTCATTAAAACCGACGTGGAGCACGAAAGGTGCAATAGCGGTGATGATGAAAGAGATACATGAGAAGCATTTTACAGTTGACATTCGTCATAGTGGAAGGAGTAGGATGGCAAATGCGGTAGCTTCATCCTTTCTTTCAAATTTCAAATGCAAAGTTTCTATGGGATGGATGAATCCAATAGCGGCTTCTCAATACGGACACAACACCGTAAGTGTTACAGTAATTCCGGAGGTGTAGAATGAACAACACATCAGACGAAGTGATGAAGATTTTACCTCATAGATACCCATTCATAATGGTGGATGGAATAATATCGAAGAGTGATAAAAAAATTGTGGCTTTTAAAAATGTGAGTCATAACGAGCCACAGTTTCAAGGTCACTTTCCCAACAATCCGATAATGCCAGGAGTTTTGATATTAGAAGGAATGGCCCAAGCTGCCGGTTTGATAGGTTTAGATCCATCTAAGGTGCCACTCTTCATAGGTGCTGATAAAGTGCGATTCAGAAAAATGGTAAAGCCTGGTGATAGGTTGATATACGAAGTGGAAATCGTGTCTGAAAGATTTTCCATGATAAACGTGAAAGCAACGGCAAAGGTAAACGATGAGATTTGCGCTAGTGCAACGCTTATATTGGGGATGAAAGATAAAGTATGAGATTTTCAAAGATCATAGGGATAGGCGGATATTTGCCACCAAAGGTGATAGAAAACACGGAATTTGAAACCGATTCCAAGCTGGAAAAAGGGTGGATCTTTCGAAGAACGGGCATAAAGCGCCGTCACATAGCTGAAGAGAGCGCGGTAGATATGGGAATAAAGGCCCTGAGGGAAGCTGCGAACGATGCAAAAATTTCTCTTGACGAAATAGAGTACATATTCGTCGTTACCAATTCGGCTGACACGCTCATTCCCGGCATGGCCGGAAGAATTCAGTCTGTTTTTAACAAACCTATAGGTGGAGTGGATGTACAAGCAGGATGCTCCGGATTTATACAAACCATGGAAATTGCGGATTCAATGATAAAGGCTGGAACATTTTCGAAAATCGCAGTGATAGGGACGGAGAAACTTTCAACGATAGTTGACTGGAATGATCCATACGTTTCCTCTCTTTTTGGTGATGGTGCGGCAGCTGTGATAATGGGGAAAAGCGATGAAGCTGGCATTATTTCATCTTATTCCAGAATCCAAGAAGAAGGATGGGAAACGTTGATTCAAAAGAGAAACGGTTACCTTCAAATGGATGGAAAAGCCGTTTTTAGATTCGCGGTTAGTGCGATCGAAGAAGGAATAAATGAGGTTTTAAAACGTGCAAAAATGGATTTATCTCAAGTGGATTTGATAATCCCTCATCAGTCGAACGCAAGAATAATATCGCGTGTTTCCAAAGAAACAGGTATTCCAAAAGATAAATTTCAAATATCAATAGCAGAACATGCAAATACCGCTGCCGCATCTGTAGCTTTAGCTTTAAAAGATGCCATAAAATCTAACAAGATAGGACCATCAAGTGTCGTGTTAACGGTGGCTTACGGTGCGGGTTTAGCATTGGCATCAAACGTTTTCAAACTTTAAGGAGGTATGAGTGTGTTTTCACGAGTATGTGATGTGTTAGGTATAGAATATCCAATAATTCAAGGCGGCATGGCGTGGGTTTCAACCGCCAGCCTCGCTGCTGCCGTTTCCGAAAACGGGGGCTTGGGAGTGATAGCGTCTGGTGGGCGTGAAGCGGAATGGCTTAGAAAAGAAATAAGAAGAGCGCGAGAGATGACTACCAAGCCAATAGGAGTAAACATCATGTTGCTTTCTTCTAACGTTGACGAAGTTGTGAAGGTGGCTTTGGAAGAAAAGATCGATGTTGCCATTTTTGGAGCTGGAAACCCCGCAAAATATGTTCCCGCTTTCAAAGAAATAGGGGCAAAAGTTATCTCCGTTGTGGCCTCCGAAGTTTTTGCGAAAAGAATGGAGTCCATGGGAGTAGATATTGTGGTTGCTGAAGGAACTGAAGCGGGAGGACATATAGGGAGCGTTTCAACGATGGTTCTGGTTCCGGCGGTAGTTGAAGCGGTTTCAATTCCCGTCGTTGCTGCTGGAGGAATAGCGACTGGCAAACAGATAGCCGCTTCCCTCATGATGGGTGCGGAAGGCGTGCAGATAGGCACTCGATTTATAGCCACCGATGAATGTGAAGTTCATCAAAATTACAAGGAAAAGATTCTAAAGGCCTCAACACGAGACGCTGTTATAACAGGGCGCATCACGGGGCATCCCGTTAGAGTTTTAAGAAATCCTTTGGCCAGGGAGCTCATAAAAATAGATGAAAGATGTGGAACCCAAGAAGATATAGACAAAATAGCAGCTGGAAGCTTAAGGGCTGCTGCTATTGAAGGAGATTTAAAAAGAGGATCTTTCATGGCCGGTCAATCCGCAGCTTTTGTGAAAGAAATAGTTCCTGTGAAGAAATTGATGAAGGAACTTTGGGATGAAACGGTTGAAACAATAAGAAAGTTCGAGAATGTTGATATGGAGGTGAAGGAATGAAAATAGCACTTGTATTTCCAGGACAAGGTTCACAAAAATTGAATATGATGAAAGACTACTACGAAGAGTTTAAAGTAGCAAGGGACATTATGGATAAGGCGTGTAAAGTGTTGGACTTCGATTTAAAATCCTTGATCTTTGGTGAAGATGAAATGGAACTTACCAGGACTTACAACGCGCAACCGGCACTCTTGACGACATCAATGATGGTTTTTGAGATTTTAAAATCAAGGATAAGCTTTGATGTCGTTGCCGGCCACAGCCTTGGAGAATATTCTGCGTTGGTGGCAGCCGGCGTGCTTTCATTTAAAGACGCTTTAAAGGCGGTAAGGCTCAGAGGAATGCTAATGGAAAATGCCATACCAAGCGGCGCCGGATCGATGTTAGCCATTGTTGGACTTCCTTTTGAAAAAGTCGAAGAGATAGTTCAAGAGATCGATGGAATTTACATAGCAAATTACAATTCAGAAAAACAGGTGGTAATAAGTGGAGAAATAACATCTCTTTTAAGCTCCGAAGAAAGATTCCAGGAAGCAGGTGCAAGAAGGGTTGTGCATCTTAACGTATCTGGCCCATTCCATTCTCCGTTGATGGAACCAGCAAAAAAGGAATTTGAGAAATTCCTAAATTCCCTTGAATTCCATTCTCCAAAGGTGCCAATAGTCTTAAATGTTACCGGCAAGCCTGCTAAAACTTCAACGGAAATCCGCGAAAAACTCATTGAACAACTTACATCACCGGTAAGATGGGTTAAATCTATCTGGAGTATGGAGGAAATGGGAATCACCGACTACATTGAAGTTGGTTCCGGAAGAGTGTTAAGTGGATTGATAAAAAGGACTACTAAGGCTTTTATACATTCAACTAATACTGTTGAAGAGTTAGAAAAAACATTAGAAGGAGTGATGAAAAATGCCAGAATTGCAGAATTCTGAAATACTTGAAGAAGTGAAAGACGCTCTTAGCGAGCATTTGGGAGTGGACAAAGCTGAAATAAAAGAAGATTCAAAGCTCGTCGATGATTTGGGAG encodes:
- a CDS encoding 3-oxoacyl-ACP synthase III family protein, translated to MRFSKIIGIGGYLPPKVIENTEFETDSKLEKGWIFRRTGIKRRHIAEESAVDMGIKALREAANDAKISLDEIEYIFVVTNSADTLIPGMAGRIQSVFNKPIGGVDVQAGCSGFIQTMEIADSMIKAGTFSKIAVIGTEKLSTIVDWNDPYVSSLFGDGAAAVIMGKSDEAGIISSYSRIQEEGWETLIQKRNGYLQMDGKAVFRFAVSAIEEGINEVLKRAKMDLSQVDLIIPHQSNARIISRVSKETGIPKDKFQISIAEHANTAAASVALALKDAIKSNKIGPSSVVLTVAYGAGLALASNVFKL
- the fabD gene encoding ACP S-malonyltransferase, whose amino-acid sequence is MKIALVFPGQGSQKLNMMKDYYEEFKVARDIMDKACKVLDFDLKSLIFGEDEMELTRTYNAQPALLTTSMMVFEILKSRISFDVVAGHSLGEYSALVAAGVLSFKDALKAVRLRGMLMENAIPSGAGSMLAIVGLPFEKVEEIVQEIDGIYIANYNSEKQVVISGEITSLLSSEERFQEAGARRVVHLNVSGPFHSPLMEPAKKEFEKFLNSLEFHSPKVPIVLNVTGKPAKTSTEIREKLIEQLTSPVRWVKSIWSMEEMGITDYIEVGSGRVLSGLIKRTTKAFIHSTNTVEELEKTLEGVMKNARIAEF
- the fabZ gene encoding 3-hydroxyacyl-ACP dehydratase FabZ: MNNTSDEVMKILPHRYPFIMVDGIISKSDKKIVAFKNVSHNEPQFQGHFPNNPIMPGVLILEGMAQAAGLIGLDPSKVPLFIGADKVRFRKMVKPGDRLIYEVEIVSERFSMINVKATAKVNDEICASATLILGMKDKV
- a CDS encoding nitronate monooxygenase is translated as MSVFSRVCDVLGIEYPIIQGGMAWVSTASLAAAVSENGGLGVIASGGREAEWLRKEIRRAREMTTKPIGVNIMLLSSNVDEVVKVALEEKIDVAIFGAGNPAKYVPAFKEIGAKVISVVASEVFAKRMESMGVDIVVAEGTEAGGHIGSVSTMVLVPAVVEAVSIPVVAAGGIATGKQIAASLMMGAEGVQIGTRFIATDECEVHQNYKEKILKASTRDAVITGRITGHPVRVLRNPLARELIKIDERCGTQEDIDKIAAGSLRAAAIEGDLKRGSFMAGQSAAFVKEIVPVKKLMKELWDETVETIRKFENVDMEVKE
- a CDS encoding DegV family protein; protein product: MIITDDSVDVEGIRKIPLYVEWRGKRVRISKLRRNSYFFSIKNVAVELPTFSEIKDILVQAIKEDGKVEVVIPSWPVSFLERPIKLVSAIVDGVHLKKTKMDNVTLSYVLKRNDVDPKKMKEILERSRTYLLFSDISFLRKNGVLSEENSKMILTKSFNLVRYAKGRTSLKPTWSTKGAIAVMMKEIHEKHFTVDIRHSGRSRMANAVASSFLSNFKCKVSMGWMNPIAASQYGHNTVSVTVIPEV